In the genome of Deinococcus psychrotolerans, one region contains:
- a CDS encoding type III polyketide synthase yields the protein MSVYIHALASAIPETVYDQSELRDMVKIQPQLTRLSQRLVGSIYNASGIDRRASVISELKQANLSADQSLPAGLFYDPAERRLLEPSTRERNELYAEEAPKLFIEAARRSLAACPEVQTSDITHVITVSCTGFYAPGPEYDVVRALDLAPTTQRFHVGFMGCYAAFPALRMAKAFCEAQPDATVLVICAELCSIHMRVANDPDTLIASSLFADGAAAAIVSARTDLGHRAKLRFDDFETTLTPVGIGQKDMAWRIGDQGFEMVLSTYVPDIIEAHIQGALAPMLARESALTDAPYSQIERWAIHPGGRSILDKVEASLELSAEQLTPSREVLRDYGNMSSATVMFILEQHLNSAAEQSQPHQRLCAMAFGPGLTVEMGLMTVCRGS from the coding sequence ATGTCTGTCTATATTCACGCGCTGGCCAGCGCCATTCCTGAAACGGTGTACGACCAGTCCGAATTGCGCGACATGGTCAAGATTCAGCCGCAGCTCACGCGCCTCTCGCAGCGGTTGGTCGGCTCGATTTACAATGCTTCCGGCATTGACCGGCGGGCCAGCGTCATCTCCGAACTCAAGCAGGCCAACTTAAGCGCCGATCAGAGTCTGCCTGCCGGACTCTTCTACGACCCCGCCGAGCGGCGACTGCTGGAACCCAGCACCAGGGAGCGCAACGAACTCTACGCCGAGGAAGCGCCCAAGCTGTTTATCGAGGCGGCTCGCCGCAGCCTGGCTGCTTGCCCGGAAGTGCAGACCAGCGACATCACCCACGTCATCACCGTGTCGTGTACCGGCTTTTACGCGCCGGGGCCGGAATACGACGTGGTTCGGGCGCTCGACCTTGCTCCCACCACCCAGCGCTTTCACGTCGGCTTCATGGGCTGTTACGCGGCGTTTCCGGCTCTGCGGATGGCCAAAGCCTTCTGCGAGGCCCAACCGGACGCCACCGTGCTGGTCATCTGCGCTGAGCTGTGCTCAATTCACATGCGCGTCGCCAACGACCCCGATACCCTGATTGCCAGCAGCCTGTTTGCCGACGGAGCCGCCGCCGCTATCGTCAGCGCCCGCACCGACCTGGGCCACCGCGCCAAGTTGCGCTTCGACGACTTCGAGACGACCCTGACCCCGGTGGGCATCGGCCAGAAGGATATGGCCTGGCGCATTGGCGACCAGGGCTTTGAGATGGTGCTGAGCACCTACGTGCCCGACATCATCGAGGCCCATATCCAGGGAGCGCTGGCACCGATGCTGGCCCGCGAATCGGCGCTCACCGACGCGCCTTACTCTCAGATCGAGCGCTGGGCGATTCATCCGGGGGGGCGCAGCATTCTCGACAAGGTAGAGGCCAGCTTGGAACTCAGCGCGGAGCAGCTTACGCCCTCGCGGGAAGTGCTGCGCGACTACGGCAACATGAGCAGTGCCACGGTGATGTTCATTCTGGAACAGCACCTGAACAGCGCTGCTGAGCAGTCCCAGCCCCACCAGCGGCTGTGCGCCATGGCGTTCGGCCCCGGCCTGACCGTCGAGATGGGCCTGATGACTGTTTGCCGAGGGAGCTAG
- a CDS encoding class I SAM-dependent methyltransferase, whose translation MTLGPSPLFPDLRRRLTGVPEAMDADDCDLTQLEQTYRNFGQVNAVVSGWRAVYQRELRPLLSATRPSSLLDIGCGGGDVPRQLGRWAAQDGLRLDITAIDADERAIRYASALPQLVGASPIRFRQAMSHDLVREGRLFDFVISNHLLHHLRAEELAALLDDCQRLCLGKVIHSDLERHPLPYAVFSTLTLPLFKDSFIRADGLLSIRRSFTPSELRRMLPSGWRLRRQFPFRHLLLYQYTRHA comes from the coding sequence TTGACACTCGGCCCCTCACCGCTCTTTCCCGACTTGCGGCGGCGCTTGACCGGCGTTCCGGAAGCGATGGACGCCGACGACTGCGATTTGACCCAGCTGGAGCAGACTTACCGGAATTTCGGACAGGTCAATGCGGTGGTTTCAGGCTGGCGTGCAGTGTACCAACGTGAGTTGCGCCCGCTGTTGTCGGCCACCCGGCCCAGCAGCCTGCTCGACATCGGCTGCGGCGGCGGCGACGTGCCGCGTCAGTTGGGACGCTGGGCGGCTCAGGATGGTCTGCGGCTCGACATCACCGCCATCGACGCCGACGAGCGGGCCATTCGCTACGCCTCGGCCCTGCCGCAACTTGTGGGCGCTTCCCCGATTCGTTTCCGGCAGGCCATGAGCCACGATCTGGTGCGCGAGGGCCGCCTCTTCGACTTCGTGATCTCCAATCACCTGCTCCACCACCTCCGCGCCGAGGAGCTGGCGGCTCTACTGGACGATTGCCAGCGCTTGTGCCTTGGCAAAGTCATCCACAGCGACTTGGAGCGCCACCCGCTGCCTTACGCGGTGTTCAGCACCTTGACTCTGCCCCTGTTTAAAGACTCATTCATCCGCGCCGACGGTCTGCTCTCCATTCGGCGCAGCTTCACGCCCTCGGAGTTGCGCCGAATGCTGCCGAGCGGCTGGCGGCTCAGGCGGCAGTTTCCATTTCGTCATCTCCTCCTTTACCAGTACACCCGCCATGCTTGA
- a CDS encoding FAD-dependent oxidoreductase, producing the protein MLDVLIVGGGPVGLFLGSLLAQRGLNIQVLEQRLSVSAHSRAIGLHPPALSVLEQIGVTDALIRAGLPILGGVLRGKQGVIGELSLSGVSERYPFILSLPQRETERLLAERLAELAPDALRRGLKLLSLKDEGHSVEVTVEDTSGAVEHLRARFVVGADGSRSAVRQLAGIAYQGRRYADTYLMGDFPDTTVYGQHALIQLSEKGVVESFPLPNRLRRWVVWTSEHLPDATPVDLTAAVRERLGLPLPTAECQMLSAFETRRMLAAEMVRGRVSLIGDAAHQVSPIGGQGMTLGWLDAAALAPLLSEAAHSEQLSNRQKAAFNRFSAARRQAAKRGAQQAEINMGFGRPASARIKAAHHALLGAALASPFAPKLADLFTMRWAGS; encoded by the coding sequence ATGCTTGACGTGTTGATCGTGGGTGGCGGCCCAGTTGGCTTGTTTCTGGGCAGCTTGCTGGCGCAGCGCGGTTTGAATATTCAGGTGCTGGAGCAGCGCTTGTCGGTCAGCGCCCACTCGCGGGCCATCGGTCTGCACCCGCCCGCTCTCTCGGTGTTGGAGCAGATTGGCGTGACGGACGCCCTGATCCGCGCTGGCCTGCCGATTCTGGGCGGCGTGCTGCGCGGCAAGCAAGGCGTGATCGGTGAGCTGTCGCTGTCGGGCGTCTCGGAGCGGTATCCGTTTATTCTCAGCTTGCCGCAGCGCGAAACTGAGCGCTTGCTGGCTGAGCGGCTGGCCGAGCTGGCTCCCGATGCTTTGCGGCGCGGCCTCAAGCTCCTCAGTCTCAAGGATGAGGGCCACAGTGTTGAAGTTACGGTTGAAGATACGAGCGGAGCAGTCGAGCACCTCCGCGCCCGCTTCGTGGTCGGGGCTGACGGGTCGCGGAGTGCGGTGCGCCAACTCGCCGGAATCGCCTATCAGGGTCGCCGCTACGCCGACACCTACTTGATGGGCGATTTCCCCGACACCACCGTTTACGGCCAGCACGCCCTGATTCAGCTTTCGGAAAAGGGCGTGGTGGAGTCCTTTCCTTTGCCCAACCGTCTGCGGCGCTGGGTGGTCTGGACATCTGAGCATCTTCCCGACGCGACCCCAGTCGATCTGACCGCCGCCGTGCGCGAGCGGCTCGGCCTGCCCCTGCCCACCGCCGAGTGCCAGATGCTCAGCGCCTTCGAGACGCGGCGGATGCTGGCCGCTGAGATGGTGCGGGGCCGGGTGTCTCTGATCGGTGACGCGGCCCACCAAGTCAGTCCGATTGGCGGGCAAGGTATGACTCTCGGCTGGCTGGACGCGGCGGCGCTGGCCCCGCTGCTCTCGGAGGCAGCGCACAGCGAGCAACTGAGTAACAGACAAAAAGCTGCCTTTAACCGTTTCAGCGCGGCGCGGCGGCAAGCGGCAAAGCGCGGGGCGCAGCAGGCCGAGATCAATATGGGCTTTGGCCGTCCGGCGTCGGCGCGGATCAAGGCGGCCCACCACGCGCTGCTGGGCGCGGCGCTCGCCTCACCGTTCGCGCCCAAGTTGGCTGATCTGTTCACCATGCGCTGGGCCGGTTCATGA